The following are from one region of the Paenibacillus protaetiae genome:
- the rimI gene encoding ribosomal protein S18-alanine N-acetyltransferase — protein sequence MTGAERNVLFRPMVLADIPAVEEIEQEAFATPWTSDAFTNELTNNMFAKYIVMESGGELIGYGGMWVIVDEAHVTNVAIRSDCRGQGFGRLLMSELQHKAVFYGAERMTLEVRVSNTVAQNLYRKLGFEPSGVRPGYYSDNNEDALIMWAELERNIIA from the coding sequence ATGACGGGGGCGGAACGGAATGTTCTGTTCCGGCCGATGGTGCTTGCCGATATTCCGGCTGTCGAGGAGATTGAGCAGGAAGCTTTTGCAACGCCGTGGACATCGGACGCTTTTACCAACGAGCTGACGAACAACATGTTCGCCAAGTATATCGTTATGGAGTCTGGCGGAGAATTGATCGGCTACGGCGGCATGTGGGTCATTGTGGATGAAGCGCATGTAACGAATGTAGCGATACGTTCCGATTGCCGCGGACAAGGCTTCGGCAGGCTGCTTATGTCGGAGCTTCAGCATAAAGCGGTATTTTACGGTGCGGAACGGATGACGCTGGAAGTTCGCGTGTCCAATACGGTCGCCCAAAATTTGTATCGCAAGCTTGGCTTTGAGCCGTCCGGCGTAAGACCGGGTTATTATTCCGATAATAACGAAGATGCGCTGATAATGTGGGCGGAGCTGGAACGTAATATTATAGCTTAA
- the tsaB gene encoding tRNA (adenosine(37)-N6)-threonylcarbamoyltransferase complex dimerization subunit type 1 TsaB: MSNEIERPVLAFDTSTACLAGAVIQGDQVLSEVQSFAERNHSVQIINRLQQLLDESGVSPDGLGGIVVGQGPGSYTGMRIAVAAAKTLAWAWGKPLAAVSSLEAMAYGGLHAGALSGGRQAAGTSAGTEWVLPIMDARRGQVYTGGYKQSAEAGWTCFAADGVRLMKDWADDMAGRAAQEDAGVQRIYVTGDLKLHLEEAERLREQCRAAGVQVELLPYDLEGRWLAQLGRAKLRAGQTENVHTFIPNYTQLVEAEVKLLAKQAEAGQP; the protein is encoded by the coding sequence ATGAGTAACGAAATAGAACGCCCGGTTCTCGCTTTTGATACGTCAACGGCCTGTTTGGCCGGGGCGGTTATACAAGGGGATCAAGTGCTGAGCGAGGTACAATCGTTTGCGGAACGGAACCATTCCGTGCAAATCATTAACCGCCTGCAGCAGCTCTTAGACGAAAGCGGAGTAAGTCCGGACGGGCTTGGCGGTATCGTTGTCGGCCAAGGTCCCGGATCGTATACGGGCATGCGCATTGCCGTAGCAGCAGCCAAAACGCTCGCCTGGGCATGGGGAAAACCGCTGGCTGCGGTCAGCAGCCTGGAGGCAATGGCTTACGGCGGGCTGCATGCCGGTGCCCTTTCCGGCGGAAGACAAGCAGCTGGCACATCCGCCGGAACCGAGTGGGTGCTGCCGATTATGGATGCGCGGCGCGGCCAAGTATATACGGGCGGCTACAAACAGTCGGCTGAAGCCGGCTGGACCTGTTTTGCGGCGGACGGCGTCCGGCTGATGAAAGATTGGGCGGATGATATGGCAGGCCGGGCAGCGCAGGAAGACGCCGGCGTCCAGCGCATTTACGTGACGGGCGACTTGAAGCTGCATCTGGAGGAAGCGGAGCGTTTGCGCGAGCAGTGCCGGGCGGCGGGCGTACAGGTAGAGCTGCTGCCTTACGATTTGGAAGGCCGCTGGCTGGCGCAGCTCGGACGCGCGAAGCTGCGGGCAGGGCAGACGGAAAATGTCCATACGTTTATTCCGAATTATACCCAGCTTGTTGAGGCCGAAGTGAAGCTGCTCGCCAAGCAGGCGGAAGCAGGCCAGCCATGA
- the tsaE gene encoding tRNA (adenosine(37)-N6)-threonylcarbamoyltransferase complex ATPase subunit type 1 TsaE, with protein sequence METTSEAIWHAAGREQTAELARLLAEWSRPGTVLALDGDLGAGKTTFSQAFAAAIGVKAVVNSPTFTIIKEYEGLAMPFYHMDVYRLSQEEADELGLDDYFYGEGVTIVEWARLIEELLPPERLELFLEHAGGDARVIRIKGIGEPYAAWCEVLNEMGEQKNE encoded by the coding sequence ATGGAGACAACAAGCGAAGCCATATGGCATGCTGCCGGCCGCGAACAAACGGCGGAGCTGGCGCGGCTGCTGGCAGAATGGTCGAGACCGGGAACGGTGCTCGCCTTGGACGGCGATTTAGGCGCGGGCAAAACAACGTTCTCGCAAGCGTTTGCTGCGGCGATTGGCGTAAAGGCGGTGGTGAACAGCCCAACCTTTACGATTATTAAAGAATACGAAGGGCTTGCAATGCCCTTTTATCATATGGATGTGTATCGGCTTTCGCAGGAAGAAGCGGACGAGCTGGGGCTTGACGATTATTTTTACGGAGAAGGCGTCACGATTGTGGAATGGGCCCGGTTGATCGAAGAGCTGCTCCCGCCGGAGCGGCTTGAGCTGTTTTTGGAGCACGCAGGCGGCGATGCAAGGGTGATCCGGATCAAAGGAATCGGGGAGCCGTATGCCGCTTGGTGCGAAGTTTTGAATGAGATGGGAGAGCAAAAAAATGAGTAA
- the thiL gene encoding thiamine-phosphate kinase: protein MDEFASIRLWTEGRQAKQWQQQRGVVLGIGDDAALLDPAVPIDGLTGPRQIVAAVDTMVETVHFNAATMMDEDIGYKALAANVSDIAAMGGIPLQALVSVSVPRSFGPERVRRLYDGLYACAERYGVAVAGGDTTSSPQHLVVAVTVLGAVEAGRALRRTGSRPGDAVFVTGPVGMSAAGLHALLAQPHAGEGAVPAAACGEAAAALVQAHRRPAPSVRAGRLLLERGTCTALNDVSDGLASEAWEIAEASGLRLVLRERDLPLAGSLAAYARDAGVQPLEWMLYGGEDYAMIGTAAAEDAKPLQELFRREGLPFFIIGETEAGEPGVELIAEASGWSGSKAVRRIPLAKRGYNHFA from the coding sequence GTGGATGAATTTGCTAGCATTCGGCTTTGGACGGAAGGCCGCCAGGCGAAGCAGTGGCAGCAGCAGCGGGGCGTTGTGCTCGGCATTGGCGACGATGCCGCATTGCTTGATCCGGCTGTGCCGATAGATGGTTTGACTGGTCCGCGCCAAATCGTCGCTGCGGTAGATACGATGGTGGAGACGGTCCATTTTAATGCGGCAACGATGATGGACGAAGATATCGGCTACAAGGCGCTCGCCGCCAATGTGAGCGATATTGCGGCGATGGGCGGCATTCCGCTGCAGGCGCTTGTATCGGTTAGTGTGCCCCGAAGCTTCGGTCCGGAGCGGGTGCGCCGGCTGTACGACGGACTGTACGCCTGCGCCGAACGATACGGCGTAGCGGTGGCCGGCGGCGACACGACCTCGTCGCCGCAGCATCTCGTCGTCGCCGTCACAGTGCTTGGCGCCGTCGAAGCGGGCCGCGCGTTGCGCCGCACCGGCAGCCGTCCCGGCGATGCCGTCTTTGTGACCGGCCCCGTCGGCATGTCCGCGGCCGGGCTGCATGCGCTGCTCGCCCAACCGCATGCGGGCGAGGGCGCTGTACCTGCGGCCGCCTGCGGCGAAGCGGCGGCCGCGCTTGTCCAGGCGCATCGCCGCCCGGCGCCTTCGGTGCGGGCGGGCCGCCTGCTGCTGGAGCGCGGGACATGCACCGCGCTCAACGATGTGAGCGATGGCCTCGCCAGCGAAGCATGGGAAATCGCCGAAGCGTCAGGGCTTCGGCTTGTACTTCGCGAGCGGGATTTGCCGCTCGCGGGAAGCCTTGCGGCTTACGCCCGCGATGCCGGCGTTCAGCCGCTGGAGTGGATGCTGTACGGCGGCGAAGATTATGCCATGATTGGCACGGCCGCCGCCGAGGATGCCAAGCCATTGCAGGAGTTGTTCCGCCGGGAAGGGCTGCCGTTTTTTATAATCGGCGAGACGGAGGCGGGCGAGCCCGGGGTGGAGCTGATCGCGGAAGCGTCAGGCTGGAGCGGCTCCAAGGCGGTTAGACGGATTCCGCTGGCGAAGCGGGGATACAATCATTTTGCGTAA
- a CDS encoding YitT family protein → MTQTKQHHRLSALTVARRALFITIGALLMSVGLEIFLVPNHIIDGGITGISILLAHVMQVPLGLFLFVLNIPFLIIGYKQIGKTFTLSTLYGVTVMSLGTYFLHPVAPLTPNLFLASIFGGLVLGMGVGIVIRFGGSLDGTEIAAILLVKKLPFSVGEVVMFFNFFILSSAGFVFGWDSAMYSLIAYFIAYKMIDIAIEGFDESKSVWIISEEWQEIGSAIMNRLGRGVTYLNGEGGFTGGSKKVIFVVINRLEEAKLKLIVEELDPSSFLAVGNIHDVKGGRFKKRNIH, encoded by the coding sequence ATGACACAGACCAAACAGCATCATCGTTTATCGGCTTTAACTGTGGCGCGGCGGGCGCTTTTTATTACAATCGGCGCATTATTGATGTCTGTCGGCCTGGAAATTTTTCTCGTTCCGAATCATATTATTGACGGCGGGATTACAGGGATTTCCATTCTTTTGGCTCATGTGATGCAGGTACCCCTCGGACTTTTTTTATTTGTACTTAACATCCCGTTTCTCATCATCGGCTATAAGCAGATTGGGAAAACTTTTACTTTATCGACGTTGTACGGCGTTACCGTCATGTCGCTCGGCACTTATTTCCTTCACCCTGTCGCCCCGCTCACGCCTAACTTATTTTTAGCGTCGATATTCGGCGGCCTTGTGCTCGGGATGGGGGTCGGCATTGTTATTCGTTTCGGCGGGTCGCTGGACGGCACGGAAATTGCAGCGATACTGCTGGTGAAAAAACTGCCGTTTTCGGTTGGCGAAGTGGTGATGTTTTTTAACTTTTTTATACTATCAAGCGCAGGTTTTGTATTTGGCTGGGACAGTGCGATGTATTCGCTTATTGCCTACTTTATCGCTTATAAAATGATTGATATTGCCATTGAAGGTTTTGACGAATCGAAGTCGGTATGGATCATCAGCGAGGAATGGCAGGAGATCGGATCGGCCATCATGAACCGCCTTGGGCGGGGCGTTACGTATTTGAACGGCGAAGGCGGGTTTACCGGCGGCTCCAAAAAAGTGATCTTTGTGGTCATTAACCGGCTTGAGGAAGCGAAGCTGAAATTGATCGTCGAAGAGCTGGATCCTTCTTCGTTTTTGGCGGTAGGCAATATTCACGATGTGAAGGGCGGCCGGTTCAAAAAACGGAATATTCATTAG